One segment of Zhihengliuella halotolerans DNA contains the following:
- a CDS encoding sugar phosphate isomerase/epimerase family protein gives MITDSLSARDFDDVLRIAADLGLDSIEIPTGNWSEAPHVDLDELLESSLARAEYRDRVAAHGLRISALNANGNQLHPVSGPAHDAILRKTIRLAQLMEVPTVVCMSGLPAAAGDRTPNWVTSSWPPENVTVLEYQWEQVAIPYWRELAEFSAEHSVRLAIEPCFSQLVYNVSTAQRLLHAIGRDSVGINLDPSHLMAMGADIPEVIRGLAGSIVHVHAKDARLNKPLVALNGLPDGTAMTLPRERAWNYVTLGLGHPAGGVVLGRVRVRAAGRRLRRNAEHRARRCAAELRRGSPSRRSATGQSRAARNARLAARRSVGRGLSGA, from the coding sequence ATGATTACCGACTCCTTGTCCGCCCGCGATTTCGACGACGTGCTGAGAATCGCCGCCGACCTGGGACTCGATTCCATCGAGATCCCCACGGGTAATTGGTCCGAGGCGCCGCACGTGGATCTTGATGAGTTGTTGGAGTCCTCGCTCGCCAGGGCGGAATATCGGGATCGCGTCGCGGCCCACGGACTTCGCATCAGTGCTCTGAACGCCAATGGCAATCAATTGCACCCGGTATCGGGGCCGGCCCACGACGCGATACTACGCAAGACCATTCGGCTCGCGCAGTTGATGGAAGTCCCCACCGTCGTGTGCATGTCAGGGCTACCGGCTGCGGCCGGTGACCGCACCCCGAACTGGGTGACCAGCTCCTGGCCGCCGGAGAACGTGACCGTGCTGGAGTACCAATGGGAGCAAGTCGCCATTCCTTATTGGCGGGAGCTGGCCGAGTTCTCAGCGGAGCATTCGGTGCGACTGGCTATCGAGCCGTGCTTCTCTCAGCTGGTCTACAACGTCTCCACGGCGCAGCGGCTGCTTCACGCCATCGGCCGCGACTCGGTGGGGATCAACCTTGATCCCTCACACCTCATGGCCATGGGCGCCGATATCCCGGAGGTCATTCGAGGGCTGGCCGGGTCTATCGTTCACGTGCATGCCAAGGATGCGCGGTTGAATAAGCCGTTGGTTGCGTTGAACGGCCTGCCCGACGGTACCGCCATGACGCTCCCACGCGAACGCGCATGGAACTACGTCACCCTCGGACTGGGGCATCCTGCCGGGGGAGTCGTTCTGGGCCGAGTTCGTGTACGAGCTGCGGGCCGCAGGTTACGACGGAACGCTGAACATCGAGCACGAAGATGTGCTGCTGAACTCCGAAGAGGGAGTCCGTCGCGCCGCAGCGCTACTGGACAGAGTCGTGCTGCGAGGAATGCCCGACTGGCGGCCCGCAGAAGTGTAGGGCGGGGTCTTTCGGGGGCGTAG
- a CDS encoding sugar phosphate isomerase/epimerase family protein yields MSENSSVIIGTAPDSWGVWFPDDPKQTPWERFLDEVAEAGYKWIELGPHGYLPTDPARLADELKARDLKVSAGTVFTAYHRGRDQWDAAWQPAREVAELTAAMGGEHIVVIPAMWRDDVTGEAVEPGELTAEQWTSLTDGHNELGRRLREEFGLQQQFHSHADSHVEGQADIERFLQNTDGDLVTLCLDTGHAEYGGASSIGLIEAYPERIGYLHLKQINPDILATVRAENMTWAGANSAGVMTEPPGGLPDLREVIAACERLGRDIFGIVEQDMYPVKSFDVPLPIAQRTRNYLLSCGSRTCI; encoded by the coding sequence ATGAGCGAGAACAGCTCCGTCATCATCGGCACCGCGCCCGACTCGTGGGGCGTCTGGTTCCCGGACGACCCGAAGCAGACCCCGTGGGAGCGATTCCTCGACGAGGTCGCCGAAGCCGGGTACAAGTGGATCGAACTCGGCCCGCACGGCTACCTCCCAACCGACCCCGCCCGGCTCGCCGACGAGCTGAAGGCGCGCGACCTCAAGGTCTCGGCCGGCACCGTTTTCACGGCCTACCACCGCGGACGGGACCAGTGGGACGCGGCCTGGCAGCCCGCCCGCGAGGTCGCCGAACTGACGGCCGCCATGGGCGGCGAGCACATCGTGGTCATCCCCGCCATGTGGCGCGACGACGTCACGGGCGAGGCCGTGGAGCCCGGCGAGTTGACCGCCGAGCAGTGGACGTCCCTGACCGACGGCCACAACGAGCTCGGCCGCCGCCTGCGTGAGGAGTTCGGGCTGCAGCAGCAGTTCCACTCCCACGCCGACTCGCATGTGGAGGGGCAGGCGGACATCGAGCGCTTCCTGCAGAACACGGACGGCGACCTCGTCACCCTCTGCCTCGACACCGGTCACGCAGAGTATGGCGGAGCCAGCAGCATCGGCCTGATCGAGGCCTACCCGGAGCGCATCGGCTACCTGCACCTGAAGCAGATCAACCCGGACATCCTGGCCACGGTGCGCGCCGAGAACATGACCTGGGCTGGCGCGAACTCTGCTGGCGTCATGACAGAACCGCCGGGCGGCCTGCCGGATCTGCGGGAGGTGATCGCGGCCTGCGAGCGGCTCGGCCGGGACATCTTCGGCATCGTCGAACAGGACATGTATCCCGTGAAGAGCTTTGACGTCCCGTTGCCGATCGCCCAGCGCACCCGCAACTACCTGCTCTCCTGCGGATCCCGCACCTGCATTTAG
- the iolB gene encoding 5-deoxy-glucuronate isomerase, whose product MTEWIYRAGQAPQGPWFCSLGAHDSTTVVDGWKHTGLRAGDFADGDSVTLDAAPEERIVIPLSGDYDVTVDGTTYSLAGRESVFHGTADVLYTGIEAAATITARGGGRLAIASAPAKAEFPVRHLRKEDIPVELRGAGQSSRQVQNFGTPATLEADRFIVCEVITPSSNWSSYPPHKHDEEKEGETQLEEIYYFETRVSADAPEAVRTSGTADSHGYQRVYASDERPIDVATEVRSGDVVLVPYGWHGPAMASPGYDLYYLNVMAGPGPVREWLISDDPHHGWVRQTWESLDIDPRLPFTA is encoded by the coding sequence GTGACTGAATGGATCTACCGGGCCGGCCAGGCTCCGCAGGGCCCCTGGTTCTGCTCGCTCGGCGCCCATGACTCCACGACCGTCGTCGACGGTTGGAAACACACCGGACTACGCGCCGGCGACTTCGCCGACGGGGACAGCGTCACCCTCGACGCCGCACCCGAGGAGCGCATCGTCATCCCCCTCAGCGGCGACTACGACGTCACCGTCGATGGGACGACCTACTCGCTTGCCGGCCGCGAGTCCGTCTTCCACGGCACCGCCGACGTGCTCTACACCGGCATCGAGGCCGCAGCGACGATCACCGCGCGCGGCGGAGGCCGGCTCGCGATCGCGTCCGCACCGGCGAAGGCCGAATTTCCGGTCCGCCACCTGCGCAAGGAGGACATCCCGGTCGAGCTGCGCGGCGCCGGCCAGTCCTCGCGGCAGGTGCAGAACTTCGGCACGCCCGCTACCCTCGAGGCCGACCGCTTCATCGTGTGCGAGGTCATCACCCCGTCGAGCAACTGGTCCTCCTACCCTCCCCACAAGCACGACGAGGAGAAGGAAGGGGAAACGCAGCTCGAGGAGATCTACTACTTCGAGACCCGCGTCTCGGCCGACGCGCCGGAGGCCGTCCGGACGTCGGGCACCGCCGACTCGCACGGCTACCAGCGCGTGTACGCCTCCGACGAGCGCCCGATCGACGTGGCTACGGAGGTCCGCTCGGGCGACGTCGTCCTGGTCCCCTACGGCTGGCACGGCCCGGCGATGGCTTCGCCGGGGTACGACCTCTACTACCTGAACGTCATGGCCGGGCCGGGCCCGGTCCGCGAGTGGCTCATCTCCGACGACCCGCACCACGGCTGGGTCCGCCAGACGTGGGAGAGCCTGGACATCGACCCGCGCCTGCCGTTCACGGCCTGA
- a CDS encoding Gfo/Idh/MocA family protein, with amino-acid sequence MTENLKIAVVGAGRMGADHIDRIHTRIVGASVSAVVDIDLDRAGQAAAGIPGARVFASLEEARAAGGVDAVLLATPGFLHEEALIKALEWDIPILCEKPLTPDAATSWRVIEAEQKLGRQSIQVGFMRRFDADYAKLEQIISGGDLGDLLMLHCRHRNPSTPPGFTNEMLINDSVVHEFDVVRYLTGEEISSVQVRLGKPSRNAPAGQHDPQQVLIETTSGVLVDVEIFVNAKFGYEVGTQASLEDGIVDIGLDHGPVTRTAGRVGGDVTPGFEERFGDAYDREIQSWVDAARRDEVGGPNAWDGYATAACCEAGVKAQSSGEKVAVELNEKPELYR; translated from the coding sequence ATGACCGAGAACCTGAAAATCGCCGTCGTCGGCGCCGGCCGCATGGGCGCCGACCACATCGACCGCATCCACACCCGTATCGTCGGCGCGAGCGTGAGCGCCGTCGTCGACATCGACCTCGACCGTGCGGGGCAGGCCGCCGCGGGAATCCCCGGGGCACGGGTCTTCGCCTCGCTCGAGGAGGCCCGCGCGGCAGGCGGTGTCGACGCCGTCCTGCTCGCGACCCCGGGCTTCCTGCACGAGGAGGCCCTGATCAAAGCCCTCGAATGGGACATCCCGATCCTCTGCGAGAAGCCGCTGACCCCGGACGCGGCGACGTCCTGGCGCGTCATCGAAGCCGAGCAGAAGCTGGGCCGCCAGAGCATCCAGGTCGGCTTCATGCGCCGCTTCGACGCCGACTACGCCAAGCTCGAGCAGATCATCTCCGGCGGCGACCTCGGCGACCTCCTCATGTTGCACTGCCGCCACCGCAACCCGTCCACCCCGCCGGGTTTCACCAACGAGATGCTCATCAACGACTCCGTGGTGCATGAGTTCGACGTCGTCCGCTACCTCACGGGGGAGGAGATCAGCTCCGTCCAGGTGCGCCTCGGCAAGCCGTCCCGGAACGCGCCGGCGGGTCAGCACGACCCGCAGCAGGTCCTCATCGAGACGACCAGCGGTGTCCTCGTCGACGTCGAGATTTTCGTCAACGCGAAGTTCGGCTACGAAGTCGGCACGCAGGCGAGCCTCGAAGACGGCATCGTCGACATCGGGCTCGACCACGGCCCCGTGACGCGTACGGCCGGCCGCGTCGGCGGCGACGTGACCCCGGGCTTCGAGGAACGCTTCGGCGACGCCTACGACCGCGAGATCCAGTCCTGGGTCGACGCTGCCCGCCGCGACGAGGTAGGTGGCCCGAACGCGTGGGACGGCTACGCGACGGCCGCGTGCTGCGAGGCCGGAGTCAAGGCCCAGTCCAGCGGAGAGAAAGTGGCCGTCGAATTGAACGAGAAGCCGGAGCTGTACCGATGA
- a CDS encoding TIM barrel protein produces the protein MSRSLSVCAEMVFLDLPFVDRVERLHAAGFEVDLWDARDKDIETLRGTGAAFGSMTGYSDGSLCDPDSAQRVVDSARELIPVAQRLGIERLVVHPARLIDGQAASPRYRSTGEMWLTAQRTLDKLADLGEQHGVTFLLENLNTVLDHPGIPLARAKDTRALVAAVDRPNVKMMLDLYHAQIGEGNLIELARDSLPHIGGIQVADVPGRCEPGTGEINYGAVAGALSAAGYSGPVGMEAYASSDSEAALAAFAQAFAPWTKALA, from the coding sequence ATGAGCCGGTCGCTGTCCGTCTGCGCCGAAATGGTGTTCCTCGACCTGCCCTTCGTCGATCGCGTCGAACGTCTGCACGCGGCCGGCTTCGAAGTCGACCTGTGGGACGCGAGAGACAAGGACATTGAAACACTGCGCGGGACCGGAGCAGCCTTCGGCTCGATGACCGGCTACAGCGACGGCAGTCTGTGCGACCCTGATTCGGCGCAGCGCGTGGTGGACAGCGCGAGGGAACTGATCCCGGTGGCGCAGCGGCTGGGAATCGAGCGGTTGGTGGTGCATCCGGCACGGCTGATCGACGGGCAGGCGGCGTCCCCGCGGTACCGGAGCACTGGTGAGATGTGGTTGACCGCCCAGCGCACCCTGGACAAGCTAGCCGACCTCGGTGAACAGCATGGGGTGACGTTCCTGCTGGAGAACCTGAACACGGTGCTGGACCACCCCGGAATCCCCCTGGCTAGAGCCAAGGACACCCGGGCGCTCGTCGCTGCGGTGGACCGCCCGAACGTGAAAATGATGCTCGACCTGTATCACGCGCAGATCGGGGAGGGAAACCTCATCGAGCTCGCGCGGGACTCGCTGCCGCACATCGGCGGGATCCAAGTTGCTGACGTCCCCGGTCGTTGTGAGCCGGGGACCGGGGAAATCAACTACGGGGCTGTCGCAGGAGCCTTGAGCGCGGCGGGGTATTCGGGTCCGGTGGGCATGGAAGCCTACGCGAGTTCGGATTCCGAGGCGGCGCTGGCGGCTTTCGCCCAGGCCTTCGCCCCGTGGACCAAGGCCTTGGCGTAG
- a CDS encoding CoA-acylating methylmalonate-semialdehyde dehydrogenase: MTTSINHFINGEETAGSGSETQPVFNPATGEITGELQLASTADLNAAVAAARAAADTWAEVSIAKRTAVLFKFRELLAANTPELAQIVTSEHGKVLSDAAGEIGRGLEVVEYACGVSQSLKGDFSDQVATGIDVHSFRQPVGVVAGITPFNFPVMVPLWMAPVAIAAGNAFILKPSERDPSASLFMARLWKEAGLPDGVFNVVHGGKDAVDGLLTHPDVDAISFVGSTPIAKYVHETATAHGKRVQALGGAKNHAVVMPDADMDVAADHLTAAAFGSAGQRCMAISVAVAVGEAGDLVIDKLVQRAQDVKVKNGTEPGADMGPVITPASKSRIQKIVGEAETDGATILVDGRDLVVEDHEEGFFVGPTLIDQVKTEMSAYEEEIFGPVLVVVRVDSLEEAIHLVNSNPYGNGTAIFTSSGYAARTFTRRIQVGMVGINVPLPVPVAWHSFGGWKDSLFGDHHIYGPDGIRFYTRAKAVTTRWPELSEASGASFAFPSN; this comes from the coding sequence ATGACCACCAGCATCAACCACTTCATCAACGGCGAGGAGACGGCCGGTTCCGGGTCCGAGACCCAGCCCGTCTTCAACCCCGCGACCGGCGAGATCACCGGCGAACTCCAGCTCGCCTCGACCGCGGACCTGAACGCCGCCGTCGCCGCGGCCCGGGCCGCAGCCGACACATGGGCCGAAGTCTCGATCGCCAAGCGCACCGCCGTGCTCTTCAAGTTCCGCGAACTCCTGGCTGCGAACACGCCGGAGCTGGCGCAGATCGTCACGAGTGAGCACGGCAAGGTGCTCTCGGACGCCGCCGGGGAGATCGGGCGCGGCCTCGAGGTCGTCGAGTACGCGTGCGGTGTCTCGCAGTCGCTCAAGGGCGATTTCTCCGATCAGGTCGCCACCGGCATCGACGTGCACTCCTTCCGCCAGCCGGTCGGAGTCGTCGCAGGCATCACCCCGTTCAACTTCCCGGTGATGGTGCCCCTGTGGATGGCCCCGGTCGCCATCGCAGCAGGGAACGCGTTCATCCTGAAGCCGAGTGAGCGCGACCCCTCGGCGTCCCTTTTCATGGCGCGCCTCTGGAAGGAGGCCGGCCTGCCGGACGGCGTCTTCAACGTCGTGCACGGCGGCAAGGACGCGGTCGACGGCCTGCTGACCCACCCGGATGTGGACGCGATCTCCTTCGTCGGTTCCACCCCGATCGCCAAGTACGTGCACGAGACCGCCACGGCGCACGGCAAGCGCGTCCAGGCCCTCGGCGGCGCCAAGAACCACGCCGTCGTCATGCCGGACGCCGACATGGACGTGGCCGCCGATCACCTGACCGCGGCCGCCTTCGGCTCGGCCGGTCAGCGCTGCATGGCGATCTCCGTCGCCGTGGCGGTGGGTGAGGCCGGCGACCTCGTGATCGACAAGCTCGTCCAGCGTGCCCAAGACGTCAAGGTCAAGAACGGCACGGAGCCGGGCGCGGACATGGGGCCCGTCATCACCCCGGCCTCGAAGTCCCGCATCCAGAAGATCGTTGGCGAGGCCGAGACCGACGGGGCCACGATCCTCGTCGACGGGCGCGACCTGGTGGTCGAGGACCACGAGGAGGGCTTCTTCGTCGGCCCCACGCTGATCGACCAGGTCAAGACCGAGATGAGCGCCTACGAGGAGGAGATCTTCGGACCTGTGCTCGTCGTCGTGCGCGTTGACTCCCTCGAAGAGGCGATCCACCTGGTCAACTCCAACCCGTACGGCAACGGCACGGCGATCTTCACCTCCTCCGGCTACGCGGCGCGGACGTTCACCCGCCGCATCCAGGTCGGCATGGTCGGCATCAACGTGCCGCTGCCGGTCCCCGTGGCCTGGCACTCGTTCGGCGGGTGGAAGGATTCGCTGTTCGGCGACCACCACATCTACGGCCCGGACGGCATCCGCTTCTACACGCGGGCCAAGGCCGTGACCACGCGCTGGCCGGAGCTCTCCGAGGCGTCGGGCGCGTCGTTCGCGTTCCCGTCGAACTAA
- a CDS encoding substrate-binding domain-containing protein yields the protein MPESSAKRPGKRPTLTDVAHTAGVSVALASIVMRDAEGASDKSRERVKRAAAELGYRPDSRARSLRSHRNRTLGVTLYLGEPLHAELADALYAAADEAGYELVLGATGAHRNELRALDTLADAGTEAIIAISSNLSSAALAQVAEQVPVVSMLRQVRDITSILTDEAAGIEALVDHLIQRGHRRLLHLDGGSAVSAAQRRTAFKHTVARTEGRVTGAVLAAGPDETAAFDAMNAYLEHEDAPTRATAVLAFNDRAALGALRAIDQAGLRVPEEMAVTGFDDSEFARLAHVDLTSVRQDVGALATAALAAATTASRDGSEHAPRLVIRGSTTPTTP from the coding sequence GTGCCAGAATCCTCGGCGAAGAGACCAGGCAAGCGCCCCACCCTGACGGATGTGGCTCATACCGCCGGAGTATCGGTGGCTCTGGCGTCCATCGTGATGCGCGATGCCGAGGGCGCCAGCGATAAATCGCGCGAACGCGTCAAGCGCGCCGCGGCCGAGTTGGGATATCGCCCGGATTCCCGCGCCCGCTCATTGCGCAGTCACCGTAACCGCACCCTTGGCGTGACCTTGTACCTGGGTGAGCCCCTGCATGCGGAACTCGCCGATGCCCTCTACGCCGCCGCCGACGAGGCGGGCTATGAACTCGTCCTCGGCGCTACCGGTGCCCACCGAAACGAACTGCGCGCCCTGGACACGCTGGCCGATGCGGGAACCGAGGCGATTATCGCCATTTCGTCCAATCTGTCGTCCGCAGCGCTGGCCCAGGTGGCCGAACAAGTTCCTGTGGTCAGCATGCTTCGACAGGTTCGGGACATCACCTCGATCCTCACCGACGAAGCCGCAGGAATCGAAGCGCTCGTGGATCACCTGATCCAGCGGGGACACCGGCGCCTGCTGCATCTGGACGGGGGAAGCGCCGTCTCTGCGGCCCAGCGACGTACGGCTTTCAAGCACACCGTCGCCCGCACCGAGGGTCGCGTCACCGGTGCAGTCCTCGCGGCAGGCCCTGACGAAACGGCCGCATTCGACGCGATGAACGCCTACCTGGAGCACGAGGATGCTCCCACGCGGGCGACGGCGGTGCTCGCCTTCAACGACCGGGCCGCGCTCGGCGCTCTTCGCGCCATCGACCAGGCCGGCCTCCGTGTTCCCGAGGAGATGGCGGTGACCGGATTCGACGATAGCGAATTCGCGCGACTCGCACACGTGGATCTGACCAGCGTGCGCCAGGACGTCGGCGCCCTCGCCACCGCAGCCCTCGCCGCTGCCACGACCGCCTCGAGGGACGGCAGTGAACACGCGCCACGGTTGGTTATTCGTGGCAGCACCACACCGACCACGCCCTAA
- a CDS encoding GntR family transcriptional regulator, with protein MSGHIYINCGSGAVALNLKISKDSPVPLYHQVVQGFEAAVNAGELPPGTKLENEIELARQLGLSRPTMRKAMDELVRAGLLVRKRGVGTQVVAPNVRRPLQLSSLHDDLTKSGSHPTTTVIEFGVTVAPADVAERLGLEAGADAYHMLRLRSVDGKPLAVMENWVPATFGSIEEEDLAARGLYDVLRGLGVTFHLAHQRIGAALATRQQAELLEMAPREAVVTMERTATDDQGRTVETGHHVYAADRYSFEMTLMQH; from the coding sequence ATGTCAGGACACATTTACATCAACTGCGGGAGTGGCGCTGTGGCACTGAACCTCAAGATCTCCAAGGACTCCCCCGTACCGCTCTACCACCAGGTGGTCCAGGGGTTCGAGGCAGCCGTCAACGCGGGCGAACTGCCGCCGGGGACCAAGCTCGAGAACGAGATCGAGCTCGCCCGGCAACTGGGGCTGTCCCGGCCGACGATGCGCAAGGCCATGGACGAGCTCGTGCGCGCCGGCCTGCTGGTGCGCAAGCGGGGTGTGGGCACGCAGGTCGTGGCACCGAATGTGCGCCGACCGCTGCAGCTCTCGAGCCTGCACGACGACCTGACGAAGTCGGGATCGCACCCCACGACGACGGTCATCGAGTTCGGAGTCACAGTGGCGCCTGCGGACGTGGCCGAGCGCCTCGGGCTCGAGGCCGGCGCCGACGCGTACCACATGCTGCGCCTGCGCTCGGTGGACGGCAAGCCGCTGGCCGTCATGGAGAACTGGGTTCCGGCGACGTTCGGCAGCATCGAGGAGGAGGACCTCGCCGCGCGCGGACTGTACGACGTCCTGCGCGGGCTCGGTGTGACCTTCCACCTGGCCCACCAGCGCATAGGCGCCGCGCTGGCGACCCGCCAGCAGGCCGAGCTCTTGGAGATGGCCCCACGCGAGGCCGTCGTGACGATGGAGCGCACAGCGACGGACGATCAGGGCAGAACCGTCGAGACCGGACACCACGTCTACGCGGCGGACCGCTACTCGTTCGAGATGACCCTCATGCAGCACTGA
- a CDS encoding sugar phosphate isomerase/epimerase family protein, giving the protein MKIALDPTPFHHSHSLLEFPALAADLGYEYLQLTPHADMIPFYTHPKADDGLVRKFRKACDDAGVQVASILPVLRWSGPDEQLREAAVRYWKRALQIGVDLGVHQFGTEFSGRPEHPEQSEASFYKSMEELLPIIERESIHVAIDPHPDDFVEEGLAALRVIRGLNSANIGMVYVAPHTFHMNDAPLEILRAAGDKVRIVHIADTMDHRASHGLRYITNPAGNPARVHQHLKIGDGDVDWDELFGGLAEIGFLDNDDAVMCSSVFAENENAHEVSRYQNQTINEFIKRASA; this is encoded by the coding sequence ATGAAGATCGCCCTCGACCCGACTCCGTTCCACCATTCGCACTCGCTGCTCGAGTTCCCTGCGCTCGCCGCCGACCTCGGCTACGAGTACCTGCAGTTGACCCCGCACGCGGACATGATCCCGTTCTACACGCACCCCAAGGCCGACGACGGCCTCGTGCGGAAATTCCGCAAGGCGTGCGACGACGCCGGTGTGCAGGTCGCGTCGATTCTTCCGGTCCTGCGCTGGTCGGGTCCCGATGAGCAGCTTCGCGAGGCTGCGGTCCGCTACTGGAAGCGCGCGCTGCAGATCGGCGTCGACCTGGGCGTGCACCAGTTCGGCACCGAGTTCTCCGGACGCCCGGAGCACCCCGAGCAGTCGGAGGCTTCCTTCTACAAGTCCATGGAGGAGCTGCTGCCGATCATCGAGCGCGAGAGCATCCACGTCGCGATCGATCCGCACCCCGACGACTTCGTGGAGGAGGGGCTGGCGGCACTGCGCGTCATCCGTGGCCTCAACTCCGCGAACATCGGCATGGTGTACGTCGCCCCGCACACGTTCCACATGAACGACGCGCCGCTGGAGATCCTCCGCGCCGCAGGGGACAAGGTCCGGATCGTGCACATCGCCGACACCATGGACCACCGCGCCTCCCACGGGCTGCGGTACATCACCAATCCGGCGGGGAACCCGGCCCGGGTCCACCAGCACCTGAAGATCGGCGACGGCGACGTCGACTGGGACGAGTTGTTCGGCGGCCTGGCCGAGATCGGCTTCCTGGACAACGACGACGCCGTGATGTGCTCCTCGGTCTTCGCAGAGAACGAGAACGCGCACGAGGTCTCCCGCTATCAGAACCAGACCATCAACGAATTCATCAAGCGCGCGAGCGCGTGA
- a CDS encoding Gfo/Idh/MocA family oxidoreductase → MAYQSTAVTVREPLRLAVIGTGWIGAFHARTVAEHLNDAVLHAVADPAPGRAAALAAELGCPNFTEDIADVFADDRVDAVIIAAPSTVHASLIAQAAAAGKHIFCEKPTAHSLTELDASLEAVARAKVVLQVGFNRRFSKDFARAAQQISTGAIGTPQLMRSLTRDPQVSGGLPGAEKIRTHVIFTETLIHDFDTLNWLNPGAEVTEVHVMADALVAPEFRENGLLDTAVVTMRYSNGAIAVAEANFSASYGYDVRGEVFGSSGMVQAGHPAQLSTATFDAQGEHRPTERLNIELFADAYRDQLAVFARKVRGLRDGTPGADLAVPGGGDARAALAVALAALESVESGLPVRLDAATRLAVQA, encoded by the coding sequence ATGGCCTATCAATCCACCGCCGTGACCGTGCGCGAGCCGTTGCGTTTGGCCGTCATTGGCACCGGCTGGATCGGCGCCTTCCACGCCCGCACCGTGGCCGAGCACCTGAACGACGCCGTCTTGCACGCGGTCGCGGACCCGGCCCCGGGGCGGGCCGCCGCACTGGCGGCCGAACTCGGCTGCCCGAACTTCACCGAGGACATCGCCGATGTCTTCGCCGACGATCGGGTCGACGCCGTGATCATCGCGGCACCCTCCACGGTGCATGCGAGTCTCATCGCGCAGGCCGCCGCCGCGGGCAAACACATCTTCTGCGAGAAGCCGACCGCGCATTCGTTGACCGAGCTCGATGCCTCACTGGAGGCTGTTGCGCGAGCGAAGGTCGTGCTGCAGGTCGGTTTCAATCGCCGCTTCTCCAAGGACTTCGCACGTGCGGCACAGCAGATCTCCACCGGAGCCATCGGCACCCCGCAGCTCATGCGATCGCTCACGCGCGACCCTCAGGTTTCGGGCGGGCTGCCGGGCGCGGAAAAGATCCGCACTCACGTCATCTTCACCGAGACCTTGATCCACGACTTCGACACGCTGAACTGGTTGAACCCGGGCGCCGAGGTGACCGAAGTGCACGTCATGGCCGACGCGCTCGTGGCACCCGAATTCCGTGAGAACGGACTCCTGGACACCGCAGTGGTGACGATGCGCTACTCAAATGGAGCGATCGCGGTTGCCGAAGCGAATTTCTCCGCCAGCTACGGGTACGACGTCCGCGGTGAAGTGTTCGGTTCGTCCGGCATGGTGCAAGCCGGTCACCCGGCACAGCTGAGCACCGCCACCTTCGACGCCCAGGGCGAGCATCGGCCCACGGAACGGCTAAACATCGAGCTGTTCGCCGACGCCTACCGCGACCAGCTGGCCGTCTTCGCGCGCAAAGTGCGCGGCCTGCGGGACGGAACTCCGGGTGCCGATCTCGCGGTCCCGGGCGGCGGCGACGCGCGTGCGGCGCTGGCCGTGGCTCTGGCGGCGTTGGAGTCGGTCGAAAGCGGCCTGCCGGTGCGCCTCGACGCCGCAACGCGCCTGGCGGTGCAAGCATGA